Within the Pseudonocardia alni genome, the region CGACGGGGTCAGCTCGGCGTCGGCCGGGTCGAGCGAGGCGAGGTCGAACTGCGGGGACAGCGCCACCGCGCCCGGGTGCGACGGCGAGCCCGCCAGTACCGGCGTCGACGCCCGCGCGGCGGCCAGCCCGTACCAGGAGCCCGCCGCGACGAGCACGGTCAGCGCGAGCACCCCGCCGGTCCGCAGCGCGTGGCGCACGTCGAGCTCGGCGATCCGCTGCTCGACGAACCGGTGGGTCAGCCAGGCCAGCACGAACGACACCGCGATCACGGCGGCGCCCTGCTCGAGGTCCAGCCGGTCCTGCCCGGTGCGCACCAGCGTGAGCGTCAGGATCGGCCAGTGCCACAGATACAGCGGGAACGAGATGTCGCCGATCGTGCGCAGCACCCGTCCCGACAGCAGGCGGTCGACGCCGAACCGGTGCCCGGACCGCCCGGCGACCAGCACCATCGCCGCGGCCAGCGTCGGCCAGAGCGCCGCCCAGCCGGGGAACGCGCGGTCGACCTGGAGCAGGATCCCGCAGGAGACCAGCGCGGCCACGCCGCCCCAGCCGAGCACCGCGCGGGTGCCGGGGGTCAGCTCCGGCCGGTCCTCGATCCGGGAGATCCACAGCGCGAGCAGCCCGCCGAGCGCGAACTCCCAGATCCGCGTCGCGGAGTGGAAGTAGGCGAGCGGCTGGTTCACCAGCGTCAGGTACACCGAGTACGCGAACGAGGCCGCGCCGACGGCGAGCAGCGTGCCGGTGAGCCGCCGGTGCAGGTCGGCCCCGTCGCGCCGGGTCGCGATCGCGACACCGGCCACGACCAGCGGCGCGAGCAGGTAGAACTGACCCTGGATGGACAGCGACCAGAAGTGCTGGACGATGCTGGCCGCGTTGTCGCGGGCCGCGTAGTCGACCGAGTTGTGTGCCAGTTCCCAGTTCTGCAGGAACAGCAGCGACGCGACCGTCTCCCGGACGGTCGGCATCCAGCGGTTCTCCGGCAGCAGCGAGAACCCGGCCACCACGCCCGCGACGAGGACGACCGTGACCGCCGGTAGCAGCCGGGAGAACTGGCGGCGCCACGTGGCGAGTACGTCGACCCCGCCCCGCGCCGCCGCCCGGTGGAGACCACCGGTGATGAGGAAGCCGGTGATCAGGAAGAACACGTCGACGCCGCCGGAGACCCGGCCGACCCAGACGTGGTAGACGACCACCAGCACCACCGCCAGGGCGCGCAGACCCTGCAGCTCCGGACGGAACCGGGAGCGCGCGACGCCCCCGGCCGTCGTCGTGGTGCGGCTGGCGGGGGCTCCACCGGGGGACGACACGAGTGGCAGCTCCTCGTTGCGGGCACGATCGGGTAAAGGGAAGTTTACGATTCGACCCCTACAACGACGACGGCGGCCACCGGGTTCCCCCGGTGACCGCCGCTCGTGGGGTCAGGGTCTCGCTCAGTATCCGATGTATCCGCCGTGGCTGCCGACCCGGCCGCCCGCGTCGAGGGTGTCGATGCCGTAGCGGTCGATCATGTAGCGGACGCCCGCGGTGATGTTCGCGATCGGGTCGGTGATCGACCGGTCCGCGAAGTCCGGGTGCACGTAGGCCGCGAACGTCGAGGGGATGACCTGCATGAGGCCCTCGGACGGGTTGCCGGCCGCGGCGTTGGAGTCCCAGTTGTTGATGGCGTGCGGGTTCCCGTTGGACTCCTTGAGGATGATCCGCTTGAGCCCGCTCGCGTAGGCCTGGGACAGTCCCATGTGGTCCAGGGCCTCGGCGATCCAGCCGTCCAGCCCGCCCTGGGCGACGATCGCGTCGATCCGTGCCTTCTCGGCCTGGCGTGCCTTCTCGGCAGCGGCGGCCTTGGCGTGCTCGGCGGCGATCTTCGTCGCGATCTCGTGCGCCTTGCCCATGGACGCGAGGTCGGCGTCCTGGGCGGGGGCGGCGGCCTGCAGCGCGCCCGACGCGGCGGACGGCTGGGCGAAGGAGACCGGGCTGAAGAAGCCGGAGGTCGATCCGTCCGTGGCCTTCGTGGCCGAGGGGATGTTCGCGGAGTACGCGGCCAGCGTCGTGGCGGCGGTGGTGCCGCCCTCCTCGGCGTCGGCCTGCGTCGAGGTCCCGTCCAGAGTGGTCGGGACGATCGCGGCGAAAGCGCCGGAGGCGAGCACGCCGAACGCGGCGCCGGTGGCGGCCGTGCGGGTGCCCGCACGACGCGCGGCGTGCGCGGGGCCGCCGTGCCGCGAGGAACGGAGGGACGGTGCAGCGGCCGTCGCTGCGGGTGTGGTCGCCACGGGTCGGGGGAACCCGTGGTGGCCACCGGGGGAGCGGTGTCCGGGCAAGGAAACGCCTTTCAGATCACGGACGGCGCCGCGCACGAACGGCCGGGTCGGGGGTCCCGGGTGAGCCGGTCGGGGAGTCCGGCTCCAGCCCGCTCGTGATCGGGCCGTGATGACTGGGGATGACCGTAGAGGGCCCCGCCGCGGGGGTCCAGCCCCGGGGTCGTCGGTCGCCGCGCGACAGACACCGTTCACCGGTTCCGTGATCTTGATGGCGTGCGGGGCGCAACCCGGTGGACGGTGTGCCTCGGCCGACGGACGGCGGTCCCCGCAGGTGGCGGGCTCGCGACGAACGGCGCAATACTGGAGTCGGCTCGAGGTTCGTACGGGCCGTCCCGATGCGCGGACCGGCGTGTGGGGGCGGCCGCGGCGGGGTAATAGGACGGGGACGGGCATGGACGCGGGCGACCTGCTGACCATCGGGGAGATCGTCGAGCGCAGCGGGTTCCCGCACTCGGCGTTGCGCTACTACGAGCGCGAGGGGCTGATCTCCGCGACCCGGACCTCGGGCAACCAGCGCCGCTACCGGCGCAGCGTGCTGCGCAGGCTCGCCTTCGTCCGGGCGGCCCGGTCCATCGGGGTCGGGCTGGAGGAGGTCCGCTCCGCCCTCGACGCGCTGCCCGCGGACCGGACGCCGACCCGGTCGGACTGGGCCCGGCTGTCGCGGTCCTGGCGCGGCAGGCTCGACGAGCAGATCGACGCGC harbors:
- a CDS encoding acyltransferase family protein, with protein sequence MSSPGGAPASRTTTTAGGVARSRFRPELQGLRALAVVLVVVYHVWVGRVSGGVDVFFLITGFLITGGLHRAAARGGVDVLATWRRQFSRLLPAVTVVLVAGVVAGFSLLPENRWMPTVRETVASLLFLQNWELAHNSVDYAARDNAASIVQHFWSLSIQGQFYLLAPLVVAGVAIATRRDGADLHRRLTGTLLAVGAASFAYSVYLTLVNQPLAYFHSATRIWEFALGGLLALWISRIEDRPELTPGTRAVLGWGGVAALVSCGILLQVDRAFPGWAALWPTLAAAMVLVAGRSGHRFGVDRLLSGRVLRTIGDISFPLYLWHWPILTLTLVRTGQDRLDLEQGAAVIAVSFVLAWLTHRFVEQRIAELDVRHALRTGGVLALTVLVAAGSWYGLAAARASTPVLAGSPSHPGAVALSPQFDLASLDPADAELTPSLVQAPDDWSYRGTHWDCGPSEHGAELEVCTVPAPDPETSERTVAVVGDSHAQQYAASLAVIAEQRNWSMVGMFRGACPMSVRSETVADDQGCTDWNAAVHDQLVAMHPDAVLSLASRDVRPGLHEQTPEGFVQAWQRLDAAGIPVVAVRDNPRFDFNVVDCVATQGRGAPACEIDRHTLYQPYPPWSAVPGVPPNVVFADVADGICDPAVCRSEVGNVLVYMDDNHLTATYAETLAPTLATAFDHLGW
- a CDS encoding transglycosylase SLT domain-containing protein — protein: MATTPAATAAAPSLRSSRHGGPAHAARRAGTRTAATGAAFGVLASGAFAAIVPTTLDGTSTQADAEEGGTTAATTLAAYSANIPSATKATDGSTSGFFSPVSFAQPSAASGALQAAAPAQDADLASMGKAHEIATKIAAEHAKAAAAEKARQAEKARIDAIVAQGGLDGWIAEALDHMGLSQAYASGLKRIILKESNGNPHAINNWDSNAAAGNPSEGLMQVIPSTFAAYVHPDFADRSITDPIANITAGVRYMIDRYGIDTLDAGGRVGSHGGYIGY
- the soxR gene encoding redox-sensitive transcriptional activator SoxR produces the protein MDAGDLLTIGEIVERSGFPHSALRYYEREGLISATRTSGNQRRYRRSVLRRLAFVRAARSIGVGLEEVRSALDALPADRTPTRSDWARLSRSWRGRLDEQIDALTALRDGLDGCIGCGCLSMTTCRLVNPDDAAAAYGDGARVLPAALRRPPVHGR